Part of the Hyalangium ruber genome, GTGGATCGACGAAGTGATTCAGCGCATCGCCGTGGGCGTGGGCGCCAGCCGGGTGCAGAAGCAGCGCCACATCAACCCCCGCACCTTCGCCGAGGTGGTGCGCCATGGCGCCAAGGCCCTGGGCCGCGGCTCCTCCACCACCGAGCGCGACTTCATCCCCGTGGAGGATGACCGGGTGGACATCCCCGAGCGCGCCTATGACAAACGCGACCAGCTCGGCAGCCTGGGCGGCGGCAACCACTTCACCGAGATGCAGGTGGATGAGGAGGGCCGCGTGTGGGTGATGCTGCACACCGGCAGCCGCGGCTTCGGGTGGAACATCGCCAAGCACTTCTTCGTGGAGGGCGCGCACGCGCTGGGCCTCAAGAGCCGCAGCGAGGACTTCATCTGGTTGGACGCCGAGTCGAAGCTGGGCCGCGAGTACTGGAACCTCCACAACATGGCGGCCAACTTCGCCGTGGCCAACCGGCTCATCATCGGCGAGGCGGTGTGCGCCGCGCTCGAGGAGGTGTTCGGCGGCACGGCGGACATCTATTACGAAATCTCCCACAACCTCATCCAGAAGGAGGCCGGCAAGTTCGTGGCCCGCAAGGGCGCCACCCGCGCCTTCCCCAAGGGGCACCCCGCGCTGAAGAAGACGGCCTGGGAGAACACCGGCCACCCCATCCTCATCCCCGGCAGCATGGAGACGGGCAGCGCCATCCTCTTCGCCGAGGAGGGGGCCGAGAAGTCCATCTACTCGGTGAACCACGGCTCGGGCCGCCGGCTGTCGCGCGGCGAGGCCCGCCGGGTGCTCCAGCAGGAGGAGACGGACCGGCGCATGGCCGAGGCCGGCATCCTCCTCAACACCCGCACCACGCCGCTGGACGAGTCGGGGCCCTGCTACAAGAACCTCGACGACGTGCTGGAGACGGTGGAGATGGCGGGGCTGGCCAAGGTGGTTCACCGCCTCCGGCCGCTGGCCTGCATCAAGGGCGCGGACTGAGCCTCGGGTGCTCGCCTGCCTGCATGCCTGGAGTCCTCCGGGCATGTAGGCCCACCGGGGACTCGTGACCGGGACCCAGGGGCGCTAGAGTGGCGCGCGTGCCGTCCAACGCCTCTCCCCGTCCCCCCATGGCCCGTGAGTCCGAGCTGGCGCGCGCCGAGTCCGAACTTGGCGCGCTGGAGAACCGTCTCGCGGATCAGGTAGCGCGTGCCACCACCGAGGCCACCACCCTGGCCTCGCGGCTGACGCAGGTGCGCGCCGAGCTGGCGCGGATGCAGACCGAGCACTCCGGGGACATCACCCTGCCGGAGATCGGCGCCCGGCTGCAGGCGGCGGCCATTCCCGAGCTGGCGGTGGAGTCCGCGCGCGAGAAGGCGCTGGAGGCCCGCCAGCAGGCGCTGGAGGCCCGCCGCCTCGCCACGCAGGATGTGCAGATCGCCCTGCATGCCTTCCAGCAGCAGACCACCGCGCTGACGCGGGAGCTGTCCGAGGCCGAGTCACACCTGAAGCAGCTTACCGAGGCGGCCGCCCGCGCCCGTCGCGAGCAGGAGGCGGCCCGCAACCGTCAGGCCCAGCAGGCCCGCGCCGAGGCCACCCGGGCCAGGGCGCCCGCCCGGGCCGCTCCCGCCCCCGCCGCTTCCACGAGCAGCTCGGCCCGCGAGTACGCACGGGTGCGGATGCAGGCGACCATCAGCCTTGGCAGCGACTCGAACTTCTTCACCGGCTTCTCCACGGACATCAGCAGCGGTGGCATCTTCGTGGCCACGGTGGAGACGGTGCCGCGAGGCACCACGGTGGACCTGGACTTCACCCTGCCGGGAGGCCGCCCGATGAAGGCCAGCGGCGTGGTGCGCTGGCTGCGCGAGCCCAACGACCGGACGCCGGACCTCATGCCGGGAGTGGGCGTGCAGTTCCACGAGCTGCCGGCCGAGGTGGCCTCGGTCATCTCGGACTTCGTGCGCAAGCGCGAGCCGCTGTTCTTCCCGGACTGAGCCGGGAAGCCGCCGGCCCCCCGCGCTCAGCTCAGCCCGATGCTCAGGGAGAGGTTCTGGAGCACTCCCCAGATGTAGCTGACCGGGCCCGAGATGAGCCGCCGTCCGAAGAAGATGATGCCCAGCAGCAGGAAGGGGCTGAGCTGCACCACCTTCTCCCAGGTATCCCGCATCCGGTAGGGCAGGAAGCGCTCCACCACGCGGCTGCCATCCAGCGGCGGAATGGGCAGCATGTTGAAGACGGCCAGGCCGATGTTGCCCATGACCATGTAGAGCATGAAGACCTCCAGCCCGGGGTTGGCCTGGAGCGTGTCCGGCGCCAGCCGCAGGCACAGGCCGTAGGACACCGAGCCGGCGATCGCCAGCAGCAGGTTGGACAAGGGGCCCGCCAGGGCCGTGAGCATCATCCCCGTGCCCATGTTCACGCCCCGCCGGAAGCGCGCGGGGTTGACGGGCACCGGCTTGGCCCACCCGAACGGGATGCCCAGCGCGGGCAGCAGCACCGAGCCCAGCGGGTCGATGTGGGCCAGCGGATCCAACGTCAGCCGGCCCTGCGCCGCCGCGGTGTCGTCTCCCAACTTCCAGGCGCTCCACGCATGAGCAAACTCATGCACCGTGAGCGACAGGACGAGGGGGATGACGCGCATCACCGCCTCCATGAGCCATTGTCCATCCATGGGCACCTCTTTAGAGCGCGGAGGCGGGTGCGCGCCAGCCTCCTTCGCTGACCATCTGACACTGGTGGCTGCCTGCCTGCCCGGGAATGCCTATGCTTGTCATCCTCTATCCATGGGGGCCTGGCGCCCCACCGAGGGGGCAGGGATGAGAAGTGATAGCGAAACACCGCCGAGCCAGGGGCTCGGCACGAGCGTGCGCAGTGTGAATTGCCGTCGCCCCCGCTGGGACTCGCGTCGGTCGGCGGCGAACGGCGCCGCGGAAGGAGTACACGCCGCCACCGTCTCCGCAGGCTCCCAGGTGGAGAAGGTGAACCTCGCCGAGAAGTTCGCGCGCTTCTCCGAGCACTGGCAGCCCAAGGTGGTAGGTGAGCTCAATGGGCAGCACGTGAAGCTCGCCCGGCTCCTGGGCCCCTTCGAGTGGCACCACCATGAGGCCGAGGATGAGCTGTTCCTCGTGGTGCAGGGCCGGCTACGAATGGAATTGCGCGACCGGACGGTGGAGCTGGAGCCCGGCGAGTTCCTCATCGTCCCCCGAGGCGTGGAGCACCGACCCGTGGCGGACGAGGAGGTGCAGGTGCTGCTCTTCGAGCCGGCCTCGACGCTCAACACGGGCAACCTTCGCAGCGAGCGGACGGTCGAGCACCCGGAGCACCTCTAGGCGCTCCCCTGGTACACGGACAGCCGTGCGGCCCCACGGCCCTGCTGTCCCTGGTACAGATTCCTCCCGCGCACCTTGCGGCACACCTTTGCTCCGGAACCGGGCCGCCACAGGCCCCGCGCCCTGGAGCCGAGAGCCATGCCGCTGCGCATTCACCACCTCAATTGCACGACGATGTGTCCGCCCGGCCGGCGGCTGATGGACGGACGCAAGGGAGTGTCCGGCCCGGCGGCCCTGGTGTGCCACTGCCTATTGGTGGAGACGGACCGGAAGCTGGTGCTGGTGGACACGGGCTTCGGGCTCAATGACGTGCTGGAGCCCCGGCCGCGCCTGAGCCCCCTGTTCCTCGATGTGCTGTGCCGGCCCAAGCTCCAGGAGGAGATGACGGCCATCCGCCAGCTCCAGCGGCTGGGCTTCAAGCCCGAGGACGTCACCGACATCCTCCTCACGCACCTGGACTTCGACCACGCGGGCGGGCTGGATGACTTCCCGTGGGCGAGGGTCCACCTGATGGACGCGGAGTACCAGGCGGCGGTGGCGCAGAAGACGGCGCTGGACCGCCGGCGCTTCCGGCCGCGCCAATGGATGCACGAGGCGAACTGGGTGACGTACCCCACGCCCCGAGGCGGCGAGCGTTGGTTCGGCTTCGAGAGCGTGCGCGAGCTGTCGGGCCTGCCTCCGGAGTTGCTCCTCGTGCCGCTCCAGGGCCATACGGAGGGGCACGCGGGCATCGCCCTCCAGGTGGACAACCGCTGGCTGCTGCACGCGGGTGACGCGTACTTCTTCCACGGGGAGATGGACGCGCAGCGGCGCTGCCCGCCGGGCCTGCGCTTCTACCAGACGCTGATGCAGAAGAACGCGCGCCTGCGCCACCGCAACCAGGAGCGGCTGCGCGAGCTGGTGCGCCAGCACGGCGCCAACGTCACCGTCTTCTGCGCCCACGACGCCGAGGAGTTCGAGCGCCTGGAGGAGGCCGAGAAGGTCCCCGCCGACTCGCCCTTCCGGCTGGTACCGGCAGAGTCCGTGCCCACGCTCCACGTGTGAAATCAGGCGCTGGGGCTCAGGACTGGTAAGGTGGGCGTGTGATCGAGTCGGTCCACTTCCAGAACTTCCGCTGCCTGCGGGACGTAAAGCTGAACCTTGCCCCGCTCACCGTGCTGGTGGGGCCTAACTCGTCCGGCAAGACCACGGTGCTGGAAGGGCTCCAACCTCGTCAGTTCGACATCGCAGATGTCTGGAGGCAAGACACATCGCTCAAAGTATCGGTGAAATGGGGCTACAGCAACGAGAAGCCAGAGATTACGACAACGGCAAAGCCTCCCGGCGAAACCTCCCTTTACAATTCACGCCTTTCTTTGTGGATCAGCAATTGGAGTCACCCCCATCAGGTTCAATCCCTGGCCCTCGATCTCAAGGCGCTTCGCGGCGAGAACGTGCTAGCCGCCGCGCAGCAGTTGAGCCGCGCTGGAGAGAACCTGACCAATGTCTTCGCCACCCTCACCCGGCAGCAACAAGCCGCTGTCGCCAAAGAACTGTGTCGGTTAGTACCGATGTTCAGCGATGTGGACTTGGAGCCCACAGCGAACGGCAGGCAGCGGCTGCGCTTTCAAGACCGTTGGGACCCAGACCTGTGGCTTGCCCCCTCCCAAGTGTCGGACGGCACGATGCTCGTGCTCGCCTTTCTCGTGCTCCAGCACCAGAACCCGCCCGCAGACATCCTCACAATTGAGGAGCCCGAGCGAGCCCTGCATCCCTACCTCCTAGAAGAACTCATTCAACTGCTGCGCAAGATGACCACCGGAGAGATTGGCCGAAAGCCGATCCAGGTCATCCTCGCTACCCACTCCGCCGAGCTGCTCGAGTACGTACGCCCTGAGGAAGTTCGCTTTCTCACCCGTTCACCCGAGGACGGCTCCGTGCAGGTGAACGAGGCGCCGACGAACTCCACCAACTGGCAGCAGGTCTATAAGGAGTATCGCGAGTCTCTCGGCAGCATCTGGCTCTCCGGCAGCATGGGCGGCGTCCCGGGGCGCTGAGCATGTTCCGTGTCGTCGTCTACGCCGAAGGCGCGGGAGAACTCGCGGGCACCTCCAACTTCCCTCGCGCTCCCGGTTCGACCCTTCTTGAAGAGGAGCTGGGCTCCGCTCACCTGCTCGTGCGCCGGTGCTTGGAGAAATCCCGGGGCCTCGACGCCTCGCTCGTACAGTTCGAGGAGCCGCTGCGCACCGGCCGCGGAAAACTCGCTCGTGGCAGCATCCTTCATAGCCCCAACACCCTGCGTCCCCTGCTCTTCTGGGCCGACCCGGGCCGACAGCCTGACCTCGCCGTGGTCCTCGTCGACGCGGACGGAGATGAGGAGCGCCAGCCCTTGCTCGACTCCGCGCTCGAGGGCATCCCCGTCGAAGCCGTCGTCTCCGTCGCCATCCAGGAGTTCGAAGCGTGGCTTGTCGCTGACACCGCAGCGCTCCAATCGGTCCTGCGTCAGCCCTTGGCCCCGCCCAAGCCTCCCGAGAAGCTCTCCCGGCGCCAGGCCAAGGAACTCCTCCAGCAGTGGTGTGAGCAGCACGCCCGCAGCCGTGATGCCGCAGAGATCCGAAGAGACATCGCGCGCCAGTGCGATCTCGACACACTCCGGCAGCAATGCACCGCCTTCGCCCGGTTCCTGCACAAGCTCCAAGCGCCTCGCTGAAGCTCAGTGTCGGTCCGAACCAAAGCTCGGGCCCAGATCCACGCCGGGGTGCAGCTCCTGGGGCAGGTCAACCGTGAAGGCCGCCCCGTCCCCCGGCGTGCTGTCCACCCGGATGGTGCCCCCATGCGCCTCCACCAACTGGCGGACGATGTAGAGCCCCAGCCCGAACCCCGCGTGCTGCCCCGCCGACCGCTCCCGCTCGAAGCGCTCGAAGATGCGCCGCTGCGCCTCCGGCGGAATCCCCACCCCGTGGTCCCGCACCGTCAGCTGCGCATGCCCTCCCACCCGCTCCAGCCGTAGCTCCACCGGCTTGCCCCGCCCGAACTTCAGCGCGTTCGACAACAGGTTCGTCACCACCCGCTCCAGCCGCAGCCGGTCCCACCACCCCACCAGCCCCGCCTCCGCCTCGATGCGGATGGTGCAGCCCGCCTCGGCCGCCTGCTCCGTGTGGCGCTCCACCACCTCGCGCACCAGCTCCGCCAGGTCCACCCGCGACACCTCCAGCGCCAGCTTCCCCGAGGACAGTCGCGACAAGTCCAACAGGTTGTGCAACAGCTGCCCCAGCCGCTGTCCGTGCCGCAGCGCCGCCGCCAACCCCTCGCGCACCCGCTCCGGCTCGTGCTCCGGCACCACCCGCTGCAGCCGCGCCAGCAACAGCTGCATCGCGTTGAGCGGGTTGCCCAGGTCATGCGACGCCACGCCGATCAGCTCCAGCGCCCGCTGCGCCTCCTGGAACAGCCGCGCGTTGTCCACCGCCAGCGCCGCCCGCCCCGCCAGCTCCTCCAGGAAGACCTGGTCCGTCGCCGTGTAGCGCCGCTCCGGTGACGAGGACACCAGCACCAACGCCCCCGAGCGCTGCTCCCCCACCGCCACCGGCACGCTGAGCGCCGAGCGCAGCTCCAACCGCCGCAAGAGCCGCAGGTGGTCCTCGTCCCATGCCACCTCCGCCAACCGCTCCTCCGTCACCTCCTCCGCCCGCTCCGCGTGGCCGATGCGGATGACCGGCGCCAGCCCACAGGGACTGTCCATGTCCGGCGGGTAGCGGTGCAAGAGCTCCCACAACGCCCGCTCCTTGTCCGCCTCCGCGTGCGTCACCGCGCGCGGCAACAGCCGGCCCCCCGGAGACAACAGGAAGAGCACGCACCCGTCCGCCAGCTCCGGCACCATCAGCCGCGCCAGCTCCGCCAACGTCAGGTCCGGCTCCAACAACTGGTTGAAGATGCGGCCGGCCTCCGCGAACAGCCGCTGGGTGCGCTCCACCCGGCGCCGCTCCGTAATGTCGCGCGTCACCTTGGCGAAGCCCCGCAGCTCCCCCGCGTCGTCCCTCAGCGCCGTGTAGATGACCTCTCCCCAGAATCGGGTGCCGTCCTTGCGCACCCGCCAGCCCTCGGCGCGCAGCCGCCCGTCCCGCTCGGCCCGCGTCAGGTCCCGCTCCGGCTCCCCCGCCGCCACCGCCTCTGGCGTATAGAAGATGGAGATGTGGCGCCCCAGCACCTCGTCCTCCCGCCACCCCTTGATGCGCTCGGCCCCGGGGTTCCAGCTCTCCACCCGCCCCCGCGAGTCCAGCAGGTAGATGGCGTAGTCCTGCACCCCCTCCACCACCAGCCGGAAGCGCTGCTCGGAGGCCTCCGCCTCCTTGTACAGCGGACGCACCTGACGGGTGAGCACCCACGCCAGGCACACCATCCCCAACATCCCCAGCGAGGCCACGGAGATGACGAGCACCAGCGCGCTCCGGTCCTCCAGCACCTCCTCCTGGATGGTCGAGACCAGCCGCGCCTCGCTGTGGCGCACCAACCGCTCCAGCGCCGCCTCCGTCTGGTCTCGCGTGTGCCCCATCAGGGTGACCTGCTGCGCATCCACCGCCCGCAGGCCCGGCTCCCGGATCAACGGCTCCAGCAATCCGCTCAGCGCCTGCTCGTGCGCGTTCTCGGTGCGCGACACCTCGGTCAGCAGCACGGCCTCCTCTCCGTTGCGCAGCCGCATCCGCAGCCGCTCCATCACCGAGAGGAAGCGCTGGCGATCGGCCTGCTTGCGCTCGTGGAACAACGGCTGGCGCGTGAGCATGAAGTCCCGACTGCTGGCCACCTTGTCGCTGAACGAGCGCCGCAGCCGCTCCACCTCGAGCAGATCCGTCGAGCGCTCCAGCACCTCCATCTCATTGCCCACGTGGACCGAGCGCACGGCCAGCACCGACGTCACCAGAATGGCGACCGCCACCACTCCGGAGGCCACAAGTCCGGCCCCCACGCGGCGCGCGAACGTCCACCGACGCCTCATGTCCCCCCCTCGGCGCTCCCCCAGACAAAGGGGAGGCCCTTTCATAAGGTGTGCCAGGGGGGGAGGGGGATGAAGCCGTGCTCCTGGGCAGGTCGGTGTTGAAAACCCGGCCTCTCCCGAGGTGTCTAGCTGCCCTTACGTCCCAGTGCGTCCAGCACCGTGCGCGCGTCGGCGTCCTCCTGCTGGTGCTCCTGCACGCGCGGCACCTCCTGCCAGCGGATCCACCCCGCCTGGGCCGCGTGCCGCGCCGCGCTCACCGTGTCGTCCACCACCACCAGCTGGCTGCCCGCCTCGCGCACCTCCTGGGCGAGGCGCTCCAGCTCCACTGCCCGCTGTGCCCGGGAGGGCACATTGCGGATGTACACGCAGCGCACCCGCCCGGGGTACTCGCGGACGATGGTGCGGTAGTGCTCGGCATCCTCCTGCCCGCTGTCGCCAATGAGGATGAAGGGCAGCGTCTCCAGCGTGCCCAGCACCCCTCGAATCTTCTCCAGCTTGTGCCCGTGCCCGCCCCCTGGCGCGAAGCCGTGCCGGCTCAGCCCCCAGTCACGCAGGAGCAGCGGCCCGTTCGGAATGCGGTGCAGCGCCAGGAACTCATCCAGGTGCTCGTACAGGTTCCACGGGCTGCTGGAGACATAGAAGATGGGGTTGTCGGCCAGCCCGCCGTGGCCCTCGCGCAGCGCCGAGTAGAAGGCATCCACGCCCTCGAAGGGCAGGCGCGTGCGGTGCTCGGTGAGAAACAGCGCCCAGGCGCGCTTGAGCGGGTTGGTGACGCCGGTGACGATGACGGTGTCGTCGATGTCGCTGATGATGCCCAGCTCCGCCTGGGGGCCGGCCACCAGCACCTGCGCGGAGACGATGGGCACCCCTTGCGGCTCGGGCTCCAGCAGCTCCAACTCCACCACGTTCCACCCCGGGCGCACCCCGGGCGGAGGTGCCACCCACAGCTCCAGGAAGCCCTCGTCGTCGGTGGTGCCCTCCCAGCGCTTGTCCCCCCAATGCACCGCCACGCGCGCCCCGGGAATCTCCACCGTCGCGTAGCGCTTGTACGAGGCGATGGCGCTGCCCACCAGCGAGCGCCGCAGGTGCGAGGGCTTCACGAAGCGGTCCTCCA contains:
- a CDS encoding RtcB family protein; its protein translation is MSWIQRLEKVSEGHYVLPKTKTMRVDADLFLSDKLLYGEGPETPGLEEAVFDQVVNAASFPGVSRVAVTPDCHLGYGVPIGTVVETDGILLPTAAGYDIGCGMVQLKTTLTAEDVADKAKRRRWIDEVIQRIAVGVGASRVQKQRHINPRTFAEVVRHGAKALGRGSSTTERDFIPVEDDRVDIPERAYDKRDQLGSLGGGNHFTEMQVDEEGRVWVMLHTGSRGFGWNIAKHFFVEGAHALGLKSRSEDFIWLDAESKLGREYWNLHNMAANFAVANRLIIGEAVCAALEEVFGGTADIYYEISHNLIQKEAGKFVARKGATRAFPKGHPALKKTAWENTGHPILIPGSMETGSAILFAEEGAEKSIYSVNHGSGRRLSRGEARRVLQQEETDRRMAEAGILLNTRTTPLDESGPCYKNLDDVLETVEMAGLAKVVHRLRPLACIKGAD
- a CDS encoding TIGR02266 family protein: MPSNASPRPPMARESELARAESELGALENRLADQVARATTEATTLASRLTQVRAELARMQTEHSGDITLPEIGARLQAAAIPELAVESAREKALEARQQALEARRLATQDVQIALHAFQQQTTALTRELSEAESHLKQLTEAAARARREQEAARNRQAQQARAEATRARAPARAAPAPAASTSSSAREYARVRMQATISLGSDSNFFTGFSTDISSGGIFVATVETVPRGTTVDLDFTLPGGRPMKASGVVRWLREPNDRTPDLMPGVGVQFHELPAEVASVISDFVRKREPLFFPD
- a CDS encoding site-2 protease family protein, with product MDGQWLMEAVMRVIPLVLSLTVHEFAHAWSAWKLGDDTAAAQGRLTLDPLAHIDPLGSVLLPALGIPFGWAKPVPVNPARFRRGVNMGTGMMLTALAGPLSNLLLAIAGSVSYGLCLRLAPDTLQANPGLEVFMLYMVMGNIGLAVFNMLPIPPLDGSRVVERFLPYRMRDTWEKVVQLSPFLLLGIIFFGRRLISGPVSYIWGVLQNLSLSIGLS
- a CDS encoding cupin domain-containing protein; this encodes MRSDSETPPSQGLGTSVRSVNCRRPRWDSRRSAANGAAEGVHAATVSAGSQVEKVNLAEKFARFSEHWQPKVVGELNGQHVKLARLLGPFEWHHHEAEDELFLVVQGRLRMELRDRTVELEPGEFLIVPRGVEHRPVADEEVQVLLFEPASTLNTGNLRSERTVEHPEHL
- a CDS encoding MBL fold metallo-hydrolase — encoded protein: MRIHHLNCTTMCPPGRRLMDGRKGVSGPAALVCHCLLVETDRKLVLVDTGFGLNDVLEPRPRLSPLFLDVLCRPKLQEEMTAIRQLQRLGFKPEDVTDILLTHLDFDHAGGLDDFPWARVHLMDAEYQAAVAQKTALDRRRFRPRQWMHEANWVTYPTPRGGERWFGFESVRELSGLPPELLLVPLQGHTEGHAGIALQVDNRWLLHAGDAYFFHGEMDAQRRCPPGLRFYQTLMQKNARLRHRNQERLRELVRQHGANVTVFCAHDAEEFERLEEAEKVPADSPFRLVPAESVPTLHV
- a CDS encoding AAA family ATPase codes for the protein MIESVHFQNFRCLRDVKLNLAPLTVLVGPNSSGKTTVLEGLQPRQFDIADVWRQDTSLKVSVKWGYSNEKPEITTTAKPPGETSLYNSRLSLWISNWSHPHQVQSLALDLKALRGENVLAAAQQLSRAGENLTNVFATLTRQQQAAVAKELCRLVPMFSDVDLEPTANGRQRLRFQDRWDPDLWLAPSQVSDGTMLVLAFLVLQHQNPPADILTIEEPERALHPYLLEELIQLLRKMTTGEIGRKPIQVILATHSAELLEYVRPEEVRFLTRSPEDGSVQVNEAPTNSTNWQQVYKEYRESLGSIWLSGSMGGVPGR
- a CDS encoding DUF4276 family protein, giving the protein MFRVVVYAEGAGELAGTSNFPRAPGSTLLEEELGSAHLLVRRCLEKSRGLDASLVQFEEPLRTGRGKLARGSILHSPNTLRPLLFWADPGRQPDLAVVLVDADGDEERQPLLDSALEGIPVEAVVSVAIQEFEAWLVADTAALQSVLRQPLAPPKPPEKLSRRQAKELLQQWCEQHARSRDAAEIRRDIARQCDLDTLRQQCTAFARFLHKLQAPR
- a CDS encoding ATP-binding protein: MRRRWTFARRVGAGLVASGVVAVAILVTSVLAVRSVHVGNEMEVLERSTDLLEVERLRRSFSDKVASSRDFMLTRQPLFHERKQADRQRFLSVMERLRMRLRNGEEAVLLTEVSRTENAHEQALSGLLEPLIREPGLRAVDAQQVTLMGHTRDQTEAALERLVRHSEARLVSTIQEEVLEDRSALVLVISVASLGMLGMVCLAWVLTRQVRPLYKEAEASEQRFRLVVEGVQDYAIYLLDSRGRVESWNPGAERIKGWREDEVLGRHISIFYTPEAVAAGEPERDLTRAERDGRLRAEGWRVRKDGTRFWGEVIYTALRDDAGELRGFAKVTRDITERRRVERTQRLFAEAGRIFNQLLEPDLTLAELARLMVPELADGCVLFLLSPGGRLLPRAVTHAEADKERALWELLHRYPPDMDSPCGLAPVIRIGHAERAEEVTEERLAEVAWDEDHLRLLRRLELRSALSVPVAVGEQRSGALVLVSSSPERRYTATDQVFLEELAGRAALAVDNARLFQEAQRALELIGVASHDLGNPLNAMQLLLARLQRVVPEHEPERVREGLAAALRHGQRLGQLLHNLLDLSRLSSGKLALEVSRVDLAELVREVVERHTEQAAEAGCTIRIEAEAGLVGWWDRLRLERVVTNLLSNALKFGRGKPVELRLERVGGHAQLTVRDHGVGIPPEAQRRIFERFERERSAGQHAGFGLGLYIVRQLVEAHGGTIRVDSTPGDGAAFTVDLPQELHPGVDLGPSFGSDRH
- a CDS encoding App1 family protein, with the translated sequence MSPLKPAFFELAVRADARWDRFSRGVRRRMGLARPLRILPYRGYGTAERVLIQARVLEDRFVKPSHLRRSLVGSAIASYKRYATVEIPGARVAVHWGDKRWEGTTDDEGFLELWVAPPPGVRPGWNVVELELLEPEPQGVPIVSAQVLVAGPQAELGIISDIDDTVIVTGVTNPLKRAWALFLTEHRTRLPFEGVDAFYSALREGHGGLADNPIFYVSSSPWNLYEHLDEFLALHRIPNGPLLLRDWGLSRHGFAPGGGHGHKLEKIRGVLGTLETLPFILIGDSGQEDAEHYRTIVREYPGRVRCVYIRNVPSRAQRAVELERLAQEVREAGSQLVVVDDTVSAARHAAQAGWIRWQEVPRVQEHQQEDADARTVLDALGRKGS